Proteins found in one Anopheles aquasalis chromosome 3, idAnoAquaMG_Q_19, whole genome shotgun sequence genomic segment:
- the LOC126578240 gene encoding uncharacterized protein LOC126578240 isoform X2 produces the protein MGEYPSREGFAYYNMLSIFPWIIETIPLMPRLETLKLSDVLRRTLYQSKDVPTLRSQTLKHFVTTENVNTLVDMPRLQSFDGPLLVLDRHDDSLQHLAVPSLKHLIIRNARFRTIVQSIARDCTIIRLLPPIETMIWKDELYNAEMFIAICESCTTLTDLRFTKDIRLYDMSVLSHLAKLSNLRSLSVGYVLTRSPIHFDFSQLTTLEKLAIDESAVETLILPESLKSLQLVIDKDNERTMIEAILSRSLQLIELVVYCVNDDSGKDMTMETKKILPQLPNLKIHKFHSAQYEKPPFYPQQDLNDRQRMLRRHKNRITQFQEPKTQIQNRITQDKANRYGHLMDHIYL, from the exons ATGGGAGAATACCCAAGCCGAGAAGGCTTTGCGTATT ATAACATGCTCAGTATTTTTCCATGGATAATCGAAACGATACCGCTGATGCCGCGGCTGGAAACGCTCAAATTAAGTGACGTCTTGCGTAGAACATTGTATCAATCGAAAGATGTACCAACCCTACGAAGCCAAACTCTAAAGCATTTTGTGACGACGGAAAATGTTAACACGTTGGTGGATATGCCGCGGTTGCAATCATTTGATGGTCCATTATTGGTACTTGATCGCCATGACGACAGTCTCCAGCATCTTGCGGTCCCTAGCCTTAAGCATCTTATCATACGCAACGCCAGATTCAGAACGATTGTACAAAGTATCGCACGAGACTGCACAATCATTCGTTTATTGCCACCTATAGAAACTATGATATGGAAAGACGAATTATATAATGCTGAAATGTTTATCGCAATATGTGAATCGTGTACCACGCTGACGGATCTTAGGTTTACTAAGGACATACGCTTGTACGACATGAGCGTTTTGAGTCATCTAGCAAAGCTCTCCAATCTTCGCAGCCTTTCAGTAGGCTATGTGTTAACTCGGTCCCCCATACATTTTGACTTTTCGCAACTGACCACGCTAGAGAAGCTGGCAATAGATGAGTCAGCAGTCGAAACTCTGATCCTTCCCGAATCGTTGAAAAGTCTTCAATTGGTAATCGACAAagacaacgaacgaaccatgATAGAAGCCATCCTTAGCCGCAGTTTGCAGTTGATAGAACTTGTCGTGTATTGCGTAAACGACGACTCTGGCAAGGATATGACGATGGAAACGAAGAAGATTTTACCGCAGCTTCCCAATCTGAAGATACATAAGTTTCACAGTGCACAATATGAAAAACCACCTTTTTACCCCCAACAAGATTTAAATGACCGACAGCGAATGCTGAGACGCCATAAAAATCGTATAACCCAGTTTCAGGAACCCAAAACCCAGATTCAGAATCGTATAACCCAGGATAAAGCGAATCGCTATGGGCACCTTATGGATCATATTTATTTGTAG
- the LOC126578240 gene encoding uncharacterized protein LOC126578240 isoform X1 produces the protein MRSKRKAKRVSFVCKRNGSNPARRFVRARRSAKRHKPSEKNETKDINSLPVELLCMVFDLLNLESIKAASLTCRRWNDIIFSSGYGSRFVFQMKLVQDAPRLVLKYRWNSPFDREAKQWENTQAEKALRIVSGSQRSYRAVRCETNNNQSAHNPTILAAIHQKFGSNLNTLDIEFFADNMLSIFPWIIETIPLMPRLETLKLSDVLRRTLYQSKDVPTLRSQTLKHFVTTENVNTLVDMPRLQSFDGPLLVLDRHDDSLQHLAVPSLKHLIIRNARFRTIVQSIARDCTIIRLLPPIETMIWKDELYNAEMFIAICESCTTLTDLRFTKDIRLYDMSVLSHLAKLSNLRSLSVGYVLTRSPIHFDFSQLTTLEKLAIDESAVETLILPESLKSLQLVIDKDNERTMIEAILSRSLQLIELVVYCVNDDSGKDMTMETKKILPQLPNLKIHKFHSAQYEKPPFYPQQDLNDRQRMLRRHKNRITQFQEPKTQIQNRITQDKANRYGHLMDHIYL, from the exons atgcGATCGAAAAGGAAAGCTAAACGTGTATCCTTTGTCTGCAAACGAAACGGGTCAAATCCAGCAAGACGATTCGTACGAGCCAGACGATCCGCCAAACGACACAAACcatcagaaaaaaatgaaacgaaagacaTCAACTCTCTACCAGTAGAG CTTCTGTGCATGGTGTTTGATCTGCTAAATCTGGAGAGCATCAAGGCCGCGTCTCTTACCTGCCGCAGATGGAACGACATCATCTTTTCTAGCGGATATGGGAGCCGGTTTGTCTTCCAAATGAAATTGGTACAAGATGCTCCTCGTTTGGTATTGAAATACCGCTGGAATAGTCCATTCGATAGAGAAGCGAAACAATGGGAGAATACCCAAGCCGAGAAGGCTTTGCGTATTGTAAGTGGGAGCCAGCGGAGCTATCGCGCCGTACGATGCGAGACAAATAACAACCAGTCTGCTCACAATCCAACGATATTGGCGGCAATTCATCAGAAATTTGGAAGCAATCTAAACACGCTGGACATTGAATTTTTTGCAGATAACATGCTCAGTATTTTTCCATGGATAATCGAAACGATACCGCTGATGCCGCGGCTGGAAACGCTCAAATTAAGTGACGTCTTGCGTAGAACATTGTATCAATCGAAAGATGTACCAACCCTACGAAGCCAAACTCTAAAGCATTTTGTGACGACGGAAAATGTTAACACGTTGGTGGATATGCCGCGGTTGCAATCATTTGATGGTCCATTATTGGTACTTGATCGCCATGACGACAGTCTCCAGCATCTTGCGGTCCCTAGCCTTAAGCATCTTATCATACGCAACGCCAGATTCAGAACGATTGTACAAAGTATCGCACGAGACTGCACAATCATTCGTTTATTGCCACCTATAGAAACTATGATATGGAAAGACGAATTATATAATGCTGAAATGTTTATCGCAATATGTGAATCGTGTACCACGCTGACGGATCTTAGGTTTACTAAGGACATACGCTTGTACGACATGAGCGTTTTGAGTCATCTAGCAAAGCTCTCCAATCTTCGCAGCCTTTCAGTAGGCTATGTGTTAACTCGGTCCCCCATACATTTTGACTTTTCGCAACTGACCACGCTAGAGAAGCTGGCAATAGATGAGTCAGCAGTCGAAACTCTGATCCTTCCCGAATCGTTGAAAAGTCTTCAATTGGTAATCGACAAagacaacgaacgaaccatgATAGAAGCCATCCTTAGCCGCAGTTTGCAGTTGATAGAACTTGTCGTGTATTGCGTAAACGACGACTCTGGCAAGGATATGACGATGGAAACGAAGAAGATTTTACCGCAGCTTCCCAATCTGAAGATACATAAGTTTCACAGTGCACAATATGAAAAACCACCTTTTTACCCCCAACAAGATTTAAATGACCGACAGCGAATGCTGAGACGCCATAAAAATCGTATAACCCAGTTTCAGGAACCCAAAACCCAGATTCAGAATCGTATAACCCAGGATAAAGCGAATCGCTATGGGCACCTTATGGATCATATTTATTTGTAG